One Cellulomonas soli DNA window includes the following coding sequences:
- a CDS encoding ABC transporter ATP-binding protein: MIEAHGLTKRYGAKTAVDGISFTVQPGKVTGFLGPNGAGKSTTMRMVVGLDRPSAGSVIVNGRPYAEHRSPLTEVGALLDAKAVHTGRSARNHLRAMAATHGIGTKRVDEVIEMTGLQTVAGKRVGGFSLGMGQRLGIAAALLGDPRTLLLDEPVNGLDPEGVLWVRNLVRYLASEGRTVFLSSHLMSEMALTADHLLVIGRGRIIADAPVSEVVARATTSTVRVRSPRATELAELLTGNGALVSSLEPGLLEVTGPNAEAVGELAAAARLVLHELTPVTGSLEEAYMNLTAGEVEYHSGVPTAGAHSAPAAAPPAPPAPADTPVPTTVEESAR; the protein is encoded by the coding sequence ATGATCGAGGCCCACGGCCTGACCAAGAGGTACGGCGCCAAGACCGCCGTCGACGGCATCAGCTTCACGGTGCAGCCCGGCAAGGTGACCGGGTTCCTCGGCCCGAACGGCGCCGGCAAGTCGACCACCATGCGCATGGTCGTCGGGCTCGACCGCCCGAGCGCGGGCTCCGTGATCGTCAACGGCCGCCCCTACGCCGAGCACCGCTCCCCGCTGACCGAGGTCGGCGCCCTGCTCGACGCGAAGGCCGTGCACACCGGCCGCAGCGCCCGCAACCACCTGCGCGCCATGGCCGCCACGCACGGCATCGGCACCAAGCGTGTCGACGAGGTCATCGAGATGACCGGCCTGCAGACCGTCGCCGGCAAGCGCGTCGGCGGCTTCTCGCTCGGCATGGGCCAGCGCCTGGGCATCGCCGCCGCCCTGCTCGGCGACCCGCGCACGCTGCTGCTCGACGAGCCGGTCAACGGGCTCGACCCCGAGGGCGTGCTGTGGGTCCGCAACCTCGTGCGCTACCTCGCCTCCGAGGGCCGCACGGTGTTCCTGTCCTCGCACCTCATGAGCGAGATGGCCCTGACCGCCGACCACCTGCTGGTCATCGGCCGCGGCCGGATCATCGCCGACGCACCCGTCTCCGAGGTCGTCGCCCGGGCGACCACGAGCACCGTGCGCGTGCGCAGCCCGCGCGCCACCGAGCTCGCCGAGCTGCTCACGGGCAACGGCGCGCTCGTCTCGTCGCTGGAGCCTGGTCTGCTCGAGGTCACCGGCCCCAACGCGGAGGCCGTCGGCGAGCTCGCCGCCGCCGCGCGCCTCGTGCTCCACGAGCTCACGCCGGTCACCGGCTCGCTCGAGGAGGCCTACATGAACCTGACGGCCGGCGAGGTCGAGTACCACTCGGGCGTGCCCACGGCAGGCGCGCACAGCGCCCCCGCCGCTGCACCCCCGGCACCCCCGGCCCCCGCCGACACCCCCGTCCCGACGACCGTCGAGGAGTCCGCCCGATGA
- a CDS encoding Bax inhibitor-1/YccA family protein, with product MSNPVFDNSPVFGDPRKKKRTAGAPGGATMTAGTAGAQVADAATLNALYDSPAATTRETGRLTYDDVIVKTAGLLALLVVTGAATWVLAPGLWIVGAIVGLVLGLVNAFRRSPSPVLITLYTAAQGVFLGGISAFYESQWDGIVGQAVLATLSVFAVSLVLFRSGKVRVTPKFQRAVLVAMVGYVVYSLVNVVLMIFGVGGGDFGPLRSGPLGIVVGLVAVGLAAASLIMDFDSIKRGVDLGVPAKMAWSAAFGLIVTLVWLYLELLRLLAILRQ from the coding sequence ATGAGCAATCCCGTCTTCGACAACAGTCCCGTCTTCGGCGACCCCCGCAAGAAGAAGCGCACCGCGGGCGCCCCGGGTGGCGCGACCATGACGGCCGGCACCGCCGGCGCGCAGGTCGCGGACGCGGCGACGCTGAACGCCCTCTACGACTCGCCGGCCGCGACCACGCGCGAGACCGGTCGCCTCACGTACGACGACGTCATCGTCAAGACCGCCGGGCTGCTCGCGCTGCTGGTCGTGACGGGTGCCGCGACCTGGGTGCTCGCTCCCGGGCTGTGGATCGTCGGCGCGATCGTCGGGCTGGTGCTCGGCCTGGTCAACGCCTTCCGGCGCAGCCCGAGCCCGGTGCTCATCACGCTGTACACGGCGGCGCAGGGTGTGTTCCTCGGCGGCATCAGCGCGTTCTACGAGTCGCAGTGGGACGGCATCGTCGGGCAGGCCGTGCTGGCGACGCTGAGCGTGTTCGCCGTCTCGCTCGTGCTGTTCCGCTCGGGCAAGGTCCGGGTCACCCCGAAGTTCCAGCGGGCCGTGCTCGTGGCGATGGTCGGCTACGTCGTGTACTCGCTGGTCAACGTCGTCCTGATGATCTTCGGGGTCGGCGGTGGCGACTTCGGTCCCCTGCGTTCCGGGCCGCTCGGCATCGTCGTCGGCCTCGTGGCCGTCGGTCTGGCCGCGGCAAGCCTGATCATGGACTTCGACTCCATCAAGCGCGGTGTCGACCTGGGTGTGCCCGCCAAGATGGCGTGGTCGGCGGCCTTCGGCCTCATCGTCACGCTCGTGTGGCTGTACCTCGAGCTGCTGCGGCTGCTCGCGATCCTTCGGCAGTGA
- a CDS encoding phytoene desaturase family protein, which yields MGTPADVVVVGSGPNGLAAAVTCARAGLSVVVLEAEATVGGGARTLDLGLADGLVHDVCSAVHPMAWASPFFHAFDLRARGVELLSPEVSFAHPLPDGRAGLAYRDLDRTVDALGADGAAWRALVGPLTHRPADVVRVALGDKRSVPPGLLPRGVPTAARFGLGMVEHGSRGASRRFRGEVAPALLAGVSAHAITPLPSMAAAGTALLLTALAHSGLGWPIARGGSGAIVAALLADLRAHGGLVVTDHAVTSAAQLPPARGYLFDTTPRTLVEVLGDRLPTRSRRALQRFRYGAGAAKVDLVLSGPVPWAVPDVGLAGTVHVGGTRAQVAEAEAAVAAGTHAAHPMVLLSDPSVVDPDRQVGGLRPLWAYAHVPHGSDVDVTEAVIAQIERFAPGFRDVVVAARCVPASRMAEHNRNLVGGDIAAGATTMRQMFARPTARWDPYAVGIEGTYLCSASTPPGPGVHGMSGWFAAHRLLREVFDVREAPGLAP from the coding sequence ATGGGCACACCGGCGGACGTGGTCGTGGTCGGCTCCGGGCCGAACGGGCTGGCCGCGGCCGTGACGTGCGCGCGGGCCGGGCTGTCGGTCGTCGTCCTGGAGGCCGAGGCGACCGTCGGCGGGGGCGCACGCACCCTCGACCTGGGGCTGGCCGACGGGCTCGTGCACGACGTGTGCTCGGCGGTGCACCCGATGGCGTGGGCATCGCCGTTCTTCCACGCGTTCGACCTGCGGGCCCGAGGCGTGGAGCTGCTCAGCCCGGAGGTGTCCTTCGCCCACCCGCTGCCCGACGGCCGGGCCGGGCTCGCCTACCGGGACCTGGACCGCACGGTCGACGCGCTCGGCGCGGACGGTGCGGCCTGGCGTGCCCTGGTCGGACCCCTCACGCACCGGCCCGCCGACGTCGTCCGGGTGGCGCTCGGCGACAAGCGCAGCGTGCCGCCCGGGCTGCTGCCGCGCGGCGTGCCGACAGCCGCGCGGTTCGGCCTGGGCATGGTCGAGCACGGCAGCCGCGGCGCGTCGCGTCGGTTCCGCGGCGAGGTCGCACCGGCGCTCCTGGCCGGCGTCTCCGCGCACGCGATCACACCCCTGCCCTCGATGGCCGCGGCGGGTACGGCGCTGCTGCTCACGGCGCTCGCGCACTCCGGGCTCGGGTGGCCGATCGCCCGTGGGGGTTCGGGTGCGATCGTCGCGGCACTGCTGGCGGACCTGCGGGCGCACGGCGGGCTCGTCGTGACCGATCACGCGGTGACCTCGGCCGCACAGCTGCCGCCCGCGCGCGGCTACCTGTTCGACACGACCCCACGCACCCTGGTCGAGGTGCTCGGGGACCGGCTGCCCACCCGGTCACGGCGGGCGCTGCAGCGGTTCCGGTACGGCGCGGGTGCCGCGAAGGTCGACCTCGTGCTCTCCGGACCCGTGCCCTGGGCCGTCCCTGACGTCGGCCTGGCCGGCACCGTGCACGTGGGCGGGACCCGGGCGCAGGTCGCCGAGGCAGAGGCGGCGGTCGCCGCGGGGACCCATGCGGCGCACCCGATGGTGCTGCTGAGCGACCCGTCGGTGGTCGACCCCGACCGGCAGGTGGGCGGCCTGCGACCGTTGTGGGCCTACGCGCACGTGCCGCACGGCTCCGACGTCGACGTCACCGAGGCGGTGATCGCGCAGATCGAGCGCTTCGCGCCGGGCTTCCGTGACGTGGTCGTGGCCGCACGGTGCGTCCCGGCGTCCCGCATGGCCGAGCACAACCGGAACCTGGTGGGCGGCGACATCGCCGCCGGGGCGACGACGATGCGGCAGATGTTCGCGCGGCCGACAGCCCGCTGGGACCCGTACGCGGTCGGCATCGAGGGCACCTACCTGTGCTCGGCCTCGACCCCGCCGGGCCCGGGCGTGCACGGGATGTCCGGCTGGTTCGCAGCGCACCGGCTGCTGCGCGAGGTCTTCGACGTGCGCGAGGCCCCCGGCCTGGCACCCTGA
- a CDS encoding cystathionine beta-synthase: protein MKYANHISELVGGTPLVRLNAVTQGLSATILAKVEYVNPGGSVKDRIALKMIEAAEASGELQPGGTIVEPTSGNTGVGLALVAQRKGYRCVFVCPDKVSQDKRDVLRAYGAEVVVTPTAVPPEHPDSYYSVSDRLAAEIPGAWKPNQYVNPNGPASHYESTGPEIWADTDGRVTHLVAGVGTGGTITGTGRFLKDVSADRAAADGGRVVIVGADPLGSVYSGGDGRPYLVEGVGEDFWPAAYDPSVPDEIIAVSDADSFAMTRRLAREEGLLVGGSCGMAVEAALRYARDLQERDPDAAARAVVVVILPDSGRGYLSKIFNDSWMRSYGFLAADEGATVADVLRTKTGALPDLVHTHPTESVRDAIEILHEYGVSQMPVVGAEPPLKIGEVAGSVSERELLDAVFSGAAELSDRVDKHMAAPLPLIGSGESVTSAKDALQKADALMVVDDGQPIGVLTRHDLLGYLTR, encoded by the coding sequence GTGAAGTACGCGAACCACATCTCCGAGCTGGTCGGCGGCACCCCGCTGGTCCGGCTCAACGCCGTCACCCAGGGGCTGTCGGCCACGATCCTGGCCAAGGTCGAGTACGTGAACCCGGGCGGCTCGGTCAAGGACCGGATCGCCCTCAAGATGATCGAGGCGGCCGAGGCCAGCGGTGAGCTGCAGCCCGGCGGCACGATCGTGGAGCCGACGAGCGGCAACACCGGTGTCGGCCTCGCGCTCGTCGCGCAGCGCAAGGGGTACCGCTGCGTGTTCGTCTGCCCGGACAAGGTCAGCCAGGACAAGCGCGACGTGCTGCGCGCGTACGGGGCCGAGGTCGTCGTGACCCCCACGGCCGTGCCGCCCGAGCACCCGGACTCCTACTACTCGGTGTCCGACCGGCTGGCCGCCGAGATCCCCGGCGCCTGGAAGCCGAACCAGTACGTCAACCCGAACGGTCCGGCCAGCCACTACGAGTCGACCGGCCCGGAGATCTGGGCGGACACCGACGGGCGGGTCACGCACCTGGTCGCCGGCGTCGGCACGGGCGGCACGATCACCGGCACGGGCCGGTTCCTCAAGGACGTCTCGGCCGACCGGGCAGCGGCTGACGGCGGCCGTGTCGTGATCGTCGGCGCCGACCCGCTCGGCTCGGTGTACTCCGGCGGGGACGGGCGCCCGTACCTGGTCGAGGGCGTCGGGGAGGACTTCTGGCCGGCCGCCTACGACCCGAGCGTGCCCGACGAGATCATCGCGGTCTCGGACGCCGACTCGTTCGCGATGACCCGTCGGCTCGCCCGCGAGGAGGGCCTGCTGGTCGGGGGTTCCTGCGGCATGGCGGTTGAGGCCGCGCTGCGCTACGCACGTGACCTGCAGGAACGTGACCCCGACGCGGCCGCGCGGGCCGTGGTCGTGGTGATCCTCCCGGACTCCGGGCGCGGGTACCTGTCGAAGATCTTCAACGACTCGTGGATGCGCTCGTACGGGTTCCTCGCCGCCGACGAGGGCGCGACGGTCGCCGACGTGCTGCGCACCAAGACGGGCGCGCTTCCCGACCTGGTGCACACCCACCCGACCGAGTCCGTGCGCGACGCGATCGAGATCCTGCACGAGTACGGCGTCTCGCAGATGCCGGTCGTCGGTGCCGAGCCGCCGCTGAAGATCGGGGAGGTCGCCGGGTCGGTGAGCGAGCGTGAGCTGCTCGACGCGGTGTTCTCCGGAGCGGCCGAGCTGTCCGACCGGGTGGACAAGCACATGGCCGCACCGCTGCCGCTGATCGGGTCGGGGGAGTCGGTCACGTCCGCCAAGGACGCGTTGCAGAAGGCGGACGCGCTCATGGTCGTCGACGACGGGCAGCCGATCGGCGTCCTGACCCGGCACGACCTGCTCGGGTACCTGACCCGCTGA
- a CDS encoding TetR-like C-terminal domain-containing protein, translating to MPRAGLTPAAVVALGLDVVDAGGPTGWADLSLSAVAARAGVAVPSLYKHVDGLPGLRRAVAVACVDQLTAVLDDACADLHGTDALRATAHALRAHARTFPGRYQATQTGAWVTDPQAVEVHAAAARTLAVVERVVGELGIPDERHVDAVRAVRAAVHGFVVLELDGGFGMPEDVEISFGYLVDGLVGALGGR from the coding sequence GTGCCTAGGGCCGGGCTCACCCCGGCCGCCGTGGTCGCCCTCGGGCTCGACGTGGTCGACGCGGGCGGCCCGACCGGCTGGGCCGACCTGTCGCTGTCGGCCGTCGCCGCCCGGGCCGGGGTCGCCGTGCCGAGCCTCTACAAGCACGTCGACGGACTGCCCGGCCTGCGCCGGGCCGTCGCCGTCGCGTGCGTCGACCAGCTCACCGCGGTGCTCGACGACGCGTGCGCGGACCTGCACGGGACGGACGCGCTGCGGGCGACCGCGCACGCCCTGCGCGCCCACGCCCGGACGTTCCCTGGCCGCTACCAGGCGACCCAGACCGGCGCGTGGGTCACGGACCCGCAGGCCGTCGAGGTGCACGCGGCGGCGGCACGCACCCTGGCGGTCGTCGAACGCGTCGTCGGCGAGCTCGGCATCCCCGACGAGCGGCACGTGGACGCCGTCCGGGCCGTCCGGGCCGCCGTGCACGGCTTCGTCGTCCTCGAGCTCGACGGCGGGTTCGGCATGCCCGAGGACGTCGAGATCAGCTTCGGGTACCTCGTCGACGGTCTCGTCGGTGCCCTCGGCGGACGCTGA
- a CDS encoding alpha/beta fold hydrolase gives MPTDPHSPTKAPTLRFLDRPEGRIAWTSEGPDDGPTLVLVPGMGDLRSTWRDLVDPLVTAGHRVVRTDLRGHGDSGTTFATHGDLATGGDLLALVETLGGAPVVLVGSSMGAAAAAWAAAERPDLVAGLVLVGPVLRDRPMPAVAAAAMRAATRLLFARPWGARAWTRYYGGPLTKGTRGPWLEEHLADVHASLREPGRLRSFRDLAVQLTHAPVAARLAEVHAPAIAFVGDHDPDFADVPAERAWIEETLGAEVVAVPDAAHYPQHQRPDVVVPRTLTFLARLPRRADGGFAVTAPAEPPSARPGPDTTDRPERGAGA, from the coding sequence ATGCCCACCGACCCGCACAGCCCCACGAAGGCCCCGACCCTCCGGTTCCTCGACCGGCCCGAGGGTCGCATCGCCTGGACGAGCGAAGGCCCCGACGACGGACCCACCCTCGTGCTCGTCCCCGGCATGGGCGACCTGCGCAGCACCTGGCGCGACCTCGTCGACCCGCTCGTCACCGCAGGTCACCGCGTCGTGCGGACAGACCTGCGCGGCCACGGCGACTCCGGCACGACGTTCGCCACGCACGGCGACCTCGCCACCGGGGGCGACCTGCTCGCCCTCGTCGAGACCCTCGGCGGAGCCCCCGTCGTGCTGGTCGGCAGCTCGATGGGCGCCGCCGCCGCAGCCTGGGCCGCCGCCGAGCGCCCCGACCTCGTCGCCGGCCTCGTGCTCGTCGGACCCGTGCTGCGCGACCGGCCGATGCCGGCCGTCGCGGCCGCCGCCATGCGCGCCGCCACCCGGCTGCTCTTCGCGCGCCCGTGGGGTGCCCGGGCGTGGACCCGCTACTACGGGGGCCCGCTCACCAAGGGCACCCGTGGCCCCTGGCTCGAGGAGCACCTCGCGGACGTGCACGCCAGCCTGCGAGAACCAGGGCGGCTGCGCTCGTTCCGCGACCTGGCCGTGCAGCTGACGCACGCGCCCGTCGCGGCCCGGCTCGCCGAGGTGCACGCGCCGGCGATCGCGTTCGTCGGCGACCACGACCCCGACTTCGCCGACGTGCCGGCCGAGCGCGCCTGGATCGAGGAGACGCTCGGGGCCGAGGTCGTGGCCGTGCCCGACGCGGCGCACTACCCGCAGCACCAGCGCCCGGACGTCGTCGTGCCGCGCACGCTCACGTTCCTCGCGAGGCTCCCCCGCCGGGCGGACGGTGGGTTCGCCGTCACGGCGCCCGCAGAGCCGCCCTCGGCCCGCCCCGGGCCCGACACGACCGACCGGCCCGAGCGCGGCGCCGGTGCCTAG
- a CDS encoding FKBP-type peptidyl-prolyl cis-trans isomerase, which translates to MTAALPEATGSFGQKPTLSFPQTPAPAELEVVVLSRGDGPLVEAGDDLEVHYLGQAWGGSVFDNSYDRGSSISFPIGVGAVIGGWDEGLVGQQVGSRVLLSIPSHLGYGDRGVPQAGIRGGDTLVFVVDIVGTSN; encoded by the coding sequence ATGACCGCAGCACTGCCCGAGGCCACAGGTTCCTTCGGCCAGAAGCCGACCCTGAGCTTCCCGCAGACGCCTGCCCCCGCCGAGCTCGAGGTCGTCGTGCTCAGCCGTGGCGACGGCCCCCTCGTCGAGGCCGGCGACGACCTCGAGGTCCACTACCTCGGCCAGGCGTGGGGCGGGAGCGTCTTCGACAACTCCTACGACCGCGGCTCCTCGATCAGCTTCCCGATCGGCGTCGGCGCCGTCATCGGCGGCTGGGACGAGGGCCTCGTCGGCCAGCAGGTCGGCTCGCGCGTGCTGCTGTCGATCCCCTCGCACCTGGGCTACGGCGACCGCGGCGTCCCGCAGGCCGGCATTCGCGGCGGCGACACGCTCGTCTTCGTCGTCGACATCGTCGGCACCAGCAACTGA
- the msrA gene encoding peptide-methionine (S)-S-oxide reductase MsrA — protein MAWLFGSALRSSMVDPERALVGRDAYAYPVPTTHTVLGTPLQGPWPEGTAVLHLAMGCFWGAEKELWQTPGVVTTAAGYQGGFTPYPTYEETCTGMTGHTETVLVAYDPAVLTHEALLRRFWELHDPTQGFRQGNDVGTQYRSAIFFTTPEQEAAARATREAFAPQLARNGFGEITTEIRSAQDAGPFYYAEGYHQQYLQKNPAGYCPVHSTGVACPAPA, from the coding sequence ATGGCCTGGCTCTTCGGTTCCGCGTTGCGCTCGTCGATGGTCGACCCCGAGCGCGCGCTCGTCGGACGGGACGCGTACGCCTACCCCGTCCCCACCACCCACACGGTGCTCGGCACCCCGCTGCAGGGCCCCTGGCCCGAGGGCACCGCGGTGCTCCACCTGGCGATGGGCTGCTTCTGGGGCGCCGAGAAGGAGCTGTGGCAGACGCCCGGCGTCGTCACGACCGCTGCCGGCTACCAGGGCGGCTTCACGCCGTACCCCACGTACGAGGAGACCTGCACGGGCATGACCGGCCACACCGAGACGGTGCTCGTGGCCTACGACCCCGCGGTGCTGACGCACGAGGCGCTGCTGCGCCGCTTCTGGGAGCTGCACGACCCCACGCAGGGGTTCCGGCAGGGCAACGACGTGGGCACGCAGTACCGCTCGGCGATCTTCTTCACGACCCCGGAGCAGGAGGCGGCCGCACGGGCGACGCGTGAGGCGTTCGCCCCGCAGCTGGCGCGCAACGGGTTCGGCGAGATCACCACGGAGATCCGCTCGGCGCAGGACGCCGGGCCGTTCTACTACGCCGAGGGGTACCACCAGCAGTACCTGCAGAAGAACCCTGCGGGCTACTGCCCGGTGCACTCGACCGGCGTCGCCTGCCCGGCTCCTGCCTGA
- a CDS encoding cystathionine gamma-synthase, with product MSTPEHATTHDLTSAGFSTRAIHAGQDPDATTGAVVPPIYQVSTYKQDGVGGLRNGYEYSRSGNPTRTALEEALAAVEGGAAGFAFASGLAAEDTLLRAVLRPGDHVVVPDDAYGGTYRLIARVFGPWGVDHTPADLSDPDAVLAAIEPGRTKLVWVETPTNPLLGIADIAVLAAHARSAGALLVVDNTFATPYLQQPLALGADVVVHSTTKYIGGHSDVVGGAVVVADGAQLPVGLTGPTGTTSVADAVGYHQNASGAVAGPFDSWLTLRGLKTLAVRMDRHTANAQAVAAHLAAHPAVTEVIYPGLESHPGHEVAARQMRGFGGMVSFRTGSEESAVAVCGATRVFTLAESLGGVESLIEHPARMTHGSVAGTALEVPADLVRVSVGIEDLEDLLADLDQALAAGRDA from the coding sequence GTGAGCACACCCGAGCACGCCACCACGCACGACCTGACGTCCGCGGGCTTCTCGACCCGCGCCATCCATGCAGGTCAGGACCCCGATGCGACCACCGGTGCGGTGGTCCCGCCGATCTACCAGGTCTCGACCTACAAGCAGGACGGCGTCGGCGGCCTGCGCAACGGCTACGAGTACTCGCGCTCGGGCAACCCGACGCGCACCGCGCTCGAGGAGGCGCTCGCGGCCGTCGAGGGCGGTGCGGCGGGCTTTGCGTTCGCCTCCGGCCTGGCCGCCGAGGACACCCTGCTGCGCGCCGTGCTGCGCCCCGGTGACCACGTCGTCGTCCCCGACGACGCCTACGGCGGCACGTACCGGCTCATCGCGCGCGTGTTCGGGCCGTGGGGTGTCGACCACACGCCTGCCGACCTGTCCGACCCCGACGCGGTGCTCGCCGCGATCGAGCCCGGTCGGACCAAGCTCGTCTGGGTCGAGACGCCGACGAACCCGCTGCTCGGCATCGCCGACATCGCCGTGCTCGCCGCGCACGCACGCTCGGCCGGGGCGCTGCTCGTCGTCGACAACACGTTCGCCACGCCCTACCTGCAGCAGCCGCTCGCGCTCGGTGCGGACGTCGTCGTGCACTCGACGACCAAGTACATCGGAGGGCACTCCGACGTGGTCGGCGGGGCCGTGGTCGTCGCCGACGGTGCGCAGCTGCCCGTCGGGCTGACCGGGCCGACCGGCACGACGTCCGTCGCCGACGCCGTCGGGTACCACCAGAACGCCTCGGGTGCGGTCGCCGGCCCCTTCGACTCGTGGCTGACGCTGCGCGGGCTGAAGACCCTGGCCGTGCGGATGGACCGGCACACCGCGAACGCGCAGGCCGTCGCCGCGCACCTCGCCGCGCACCCGGCCGTCACCGAGGTCATCTACCCGGGTCTGGAGAGCCACCCCGGTCACGAGGTCGCCGCACGTCAGATGCGCGGCTTCGGCGGCATGGTCTCCTTCCGCACCGGTTCCGAGGAGTCGGCCGTCGCCGTGTGCGGGGCCACCCGGGTGTTCACGCTCGCGGAGTCGCTCGGCGGCGTGGAGTCCCTCATCGAGCACCCCGCGCGCATGACCCACGGGTCGGTCGCCGGCACCGCGCTCGAGGTGCCCGCCGACCTGGTGCGGGTCTCGGTCGGCATCGAGGACCTCGAGGACCTGCTGGCCGACCTCGACCAGGCCCTCGCCGCCGGACGCGACGCGTGA
- a CDS encoding AI-2E family transporter has protein sequence MSGGPDSPQITQPDEQGAPDEHGAPDEQGALAALPPATHAVPEGVRSAASWSWRLLLVGALVAVGLWVVMQLKVIVVPVLVALLLTVLLAPLVGVLHRRARWPRALAAGVSVVAMLLVVAGLLTLAGRSIAGGFGDLWDEASEGVDTVITWLSEGPLQLTDADLTGYLDKAQSALGSSASGVVSGALSVTSTVGHVVAGTLIALFCTFFFLLDGRTIWAWVVGLLPRHSRERVHQAGRRGLVTLGAYARTQILVAAVDAIGIGLGAAILQVPLALPLAILVFLGSFVPIVGAIVTGAVAVLVALVAQGPGAALAMLIIVLAVQQLEGHVLQPFLMGHAVSLHPVAVLLAVTAGSFLAGIVGALFAVPIAAVLNTVVLYLHGHDKFPQLGTDDHVSLRPSGRVAVRRSIVGMEALIDPEPGPGDDPGPEHGPGPGPRADGSTPA, from the coding sequence GTGAGCGGCGGGCCCGACTCCCCGCAGATCACGCAGCCCGACGAGCAGGGCGCACCCGACGAGCACGGTGCACCCGACGAGCAGGGTGCGCTCGCGGCACTCCCGCCCGCGACGCACGCCGTACCCGAGGGGGTGCGCTCGGCCGCGTCGTGGTCCTGGCGGCTGCTGCTCGTCGGCGCCCTCGTGGCCGTCGGGCTGTGGGTCGTCATGCAGCTCAAGGTCATCGTCGTGCCCGTGCTGGTCGCACTGCTGCTCACGGTGCTGCTCGCCCCCCTCGTCGGTGTGCTGCACCGGCGGGCCCGCTGGCCGCGGGCGCTCGCGGCGGGCGTCTCGGTCGTGGCGATGCTGCTGGTCGTCGCCGGGCTGCTCACCCTCGCCGGGCGGTCGATCGCCGGCGGCTTCGGAGACCTGTGGGACGAGGCGTCCGAGGGCGTCGACACCGTCATCACGTGGCTGTCCGAGGGCCCGCTGCAGCTGACCGACGCCGACCTGACCGGCTACCTCGACAAGGCCCAGTCCGCGCTCGGGTCCTCCGCGTCGGGGGTCGTCTCCGGGGCGCTGTCGGTGACCTCGACCGTGGGTCACGTCGTCGCGGGCACGCTGATCGCGCTGTTCTGCACGTTCTTCTTCCTGCTCGACGGCCGCACCATCTGGGCCTGGGTCGTCGGTCTGCTGCCGCGGCACTCGCGCGAGCGCGTGCACCAGGCCGGGCGGCGCGGTCTCGTCACGCTCGGTGCCTACGCGCGCACGCAGATCCTCGTGGCTGCCGTCGACGCGATCGGCATCGGCCTGGGCGCCGCGATCCTGCAGGTCCCGCTCGCGCTGCCACTGGCGATCCTGGTGTTCCTCGGCTCGTTCGTGCCGATCGTCGGGGCCATCGTCACGGGGGCCGTCGCCGTGCTCGTCGCGCTCGTCGCGCAGGGCCCGGGCGCCGCGCTGGCCATGCTCATCATCGTGCTCGCCGTGCAGCAGCTCGAGGGTCACGTGCTGCAGCCGTTCCTGATGGGCCACGCGGTCTCGCTGCACCCGGTCGCGGTCCTGCTCGCCGTGACCGCCGGGTCGTTCCTCGCCGGGATCGTCGGGGCGCTGTTCGCGGTGCCCATCGCGGCGGTGCTCAACACGGTGGTGCTCTACCTGCACGGGCACGACAAGTTCCCGCAGCTCGGGACGGACGACCACGTGTCGTTGCGCCCGAGCGGGCGCGTCGCGGTCCGGCGCTCGATCGTGGGGATGGAGGCGCTCATCGACCCCGAACCCGGTCCGGGTGACGATCCCGGTCCGGAGCACGGACCGGGGCCCGGCCCGCGCGCCGACGGGAGCACCCCGGCATGA